The proteins below are encoded in one region of Candidatus Neptunochlamydia vexilliferae:
- a CDS encoding Lpg1974 family pore-forming outer membrane protein: MSFSATLLMLKAKEGQSLLGNHYNPGFRLGTGSSIGNWIMGFSFTHYESSDPIQDALKVNFALNDYELAFTRPYTVEKTVRLEPFLGAEYARTRRNFLWNQSTVYNCKFDGTGPQIGLRAFKELVKGISLKGSLTQSALWGRTNWGSHKKRKLAPITKLSLGVEWGLKRAQGQRIYLAAGYEGQYWINELASGDFSKNLGLQGFTAQAKVDF; this comes from the coding sequence ATGAGTTTTTCAGCAACTCTTTTGATGCTAAAGGCTAAAGAGGGACAGTCTCTTTTGGGAAACCATTATAACCCTGGATTTAGATTAGGAACAGGATCTAGCATAGGAAATTGGATCATGGGCTTTAGTTTCACCCACTATGAGTCTTCAGACCCCATCCAGGACGCCCTTAAAGTTAATTTTGCGCTCAACGATTATGAACTTGCTTTTACTCGCCCTTACACTGTTGAAAAAACAGTTAGACTAGAGCCTTTTTTAGGAGCTGAGTATGCAAGAACAAGGAGAAATTTTCTTTGGAACCAGTCTACAGTATATAACTGTAAATTTGATGGCACTGGACCTCAAATTGGCCTACGAGCCTTTAAGGAACTCGTAAAGGGGATTAGCCTTAAGGGAAGTTTAACTCAGTCGGCTCTTTGGGGGCGCACGAATTGGGGATCGCATAAAAAAAGGAAACTAGCTCCTATCACTAAACTAAGCCTTGGAGTCGAGTGGGGGCTAAAAAGAGCTCAAGGTCAACGCATTTACTTAGCTGCTGGTTATGAAGGCCAGTACTGGATTAACGAGCTTGCTTCAGGTGACTTCTCAAAAAACCTTGGTTTGCAAGGTTTTACCGCTCAAGCAAAAGTAGATTTTTGA